Proteins co-encoded in one Corylus avellana chromosome ca9, CavTom2PMs-1.0 genomic window:
- the LOC132161661 gene encoding small ribosomal subunit protein uS12 isoform X2 — translation MGKTRGMGAGRKLKSHRRRQRWADKSYKKSHLGNEWKKPFAGSSHAKGIVLEKIGIEAKQPNSAIRKCARVQLIKNGKKIAAFVPNDGCLNYIEENDEVLIAGFGRKGHAVGDIPGVRFKVVKVSGVSLLALFKEKKEKPRS, via the exons TAAGACACGTGGTATGGGAGCTGGTCGCAAGCTGAAGTCCCACCGTAGGAGGCAAAGGTGGGCTGACAAGTCTTACAAAAAGTCCCATCTTGGAAATGAATGGAAGAAGCCATTTGCTGGGTCTTCCCATGCAAAGGGCATTGTCCTTGAGAAGAT AGGCATTGAGGCCAAGCAGCCTAACTCTGCTATCAGGAAATGTGCTAGAGTTCAACTAATCAAAAATGGGAAGAAGATTGCTGCATTTGTCCCCAACGATGGTTGCTTGAACTACATAGAAGAAAAT GACGAGGTCTTGATCGCTGGATTTGGACGGAAGGGTCATGCTGTCGGTGATATTCCCGGTGTTAGATTCAAGGTCGTGAAGGTTTCTGGTGTCTCACTCCTGGCTCTCTTCaaggagaaaaaggagaagCCTAGGTCGTAA
- the LOC132161661 gene encoding small ribosomal subunit protein uS12 isoform X1, with product MGKTRGMGAGRKLKSHRRRQRWADKSYKKSHLGNEWKKPFAGSSHAKGIVLEKIGIEAKQPNSAIRKCARVQLIKNGKKIAAFVPNDGCLNYIEENDEVLIAGFGRKGHAVGDIPGVRFKVVKVSGVSLLALFKEKKEKPRS from the exons ATGGG TAAGACACGTGGTATGGGAGCTGGTCGCAAGCTGAAGTCCCACCGTAGGAGGCAAAGGTGGGCTGACAAGTCTTACAAAAAGTCCCATCTTGGAAATGAATGGAAGAAGCCATTTGCTGGGTCTTCCCATGCAAAGGGCATTGTCCTTGAGAAGAT AGGCATTGAGGCCAAGCAGCCTAACTCTGCTATCAGGAAATGTGCTAGAGTTCAACTAATCAAAAATGGGAAGAAGATTGCTGCATTTGTCCCCAACGATGGTTGCTTGAACTACATAGAAGAAAAT GACGAGGTCTTGATCGCTGGATTTGGACGGAAGGGTCATGCTGTCGGTGATATTCCCGGTGTTAGATTCAAGGTCGTGAAGGTTTCTGGTGTCTCACTCCTGGCTCTCTTCaaggagaaaaaggagaagCCTAGGTCGTAA
- the LOC132161663 gene encoding PWWP domain-containing protein 5-like, which translates to MSANPAHIDLNSDVVSYDLENEVSGAKGSGAETLTESSKGQGQGQDQGKVEGSSMGRVVDEVGNFTGANDSLEGACGSDIGGFDRNVVLDAKEEDGGIEGAECSVEDGVVVGEAEDDGEPVLESKCGVGNVGAIFGDSGSNEKNGGEDESVKEVSEGKDMGATDRDSLVTFGAAGNVGRDGGDNPKLNGKEEEATQVAGGRDQNEQRVHAEEISGIGQLQDADASGWIQPHSESVSQLPAGIPGDGDENVKSAVSKLEFRVSDLVWGKVRSHPWWPGQICDPSASSNKAKKYFRKDGYLIAYFGDQTFAWNDASRIKPFRAHFSQMEKQSTTEDFRYAVDCALEEVSRRVEFGLACSCLSEEVYAKLKTQIIVNAGIREESSRREGGDSCLNATSLEPMELLEYVKALAQLPYGGADRLELVTTLAELLAFYRWKGYSRLPEFNMLGGLLESDEEIQLIGEAKNHGEVNNGSVSSGKGKSKSRASSSHKRKNTFGDGMNPGKKKKSLPDLPTEKGLLTPNGENVSGRKAVRKSISQSSGKKRKAADAMSDDSAGKHGRSPLSTGAADETIQTRKTFSVGDSIRRAANQMSGSSPILKYGDGMSQESEVTNKNKQKPILEFSSPQDMLSQLCLTAIDPMKGYSFLSVGSFFLEFRNSVSMNDPILKGYEPSLKQAFGGRTGKKSTKAGRKSTKPGITEMYMLERMNDSYWTDRIVQSIPDEQLSLENQNETSDKRFPTVEPQAALEGCLNLDPKQQSSGENLESDEAVKPVDHLEESCEQDLSPTALILNFTDLNSVPSEANLIKIFSRFGPLHESETEVLKKSSRAKVVFERRSDAEAAFSSAGKYSIFGPSLVSYRLKYLPSTPSKASPGATKPGTKDTP; encoded by the exons ATGTCTGCAAATCCCGCTCATATCGACCTCAACTCCGACGTCGTTTCGTATGACCTGGAAAACGAGGTTTCTGGGGCTAAGGGTTCTGGAGCTGAAACCCTAACCGAGTCTTCGAAGGGTCAGGGTCAGGGTCAGGATCAGGGTAAGGTCGAGGGTTCTTCAATGGGGCGAGTAGTGGATGAAGTTGGGAACTTTACCGGAGCTAATGATTCTTTGGAGGGGGCGTGTGGGTCGGACATTGGTGGTTTTGATAGGAATGTTGTGCTTGATGCGAAGGAGGAGGATGGTGGGATTGAGGGTGCAGAGTGTTCGGTGGAAGACGGGGTCGTTGTTGGGGAAGCAGAAGATGATGGAGAGCCGGTTTTGGAGTCGAAATGTGGTGTTGGGAATGTTGGTGCCATATTTGGAGATTCAGGGTCTAATGAGAAGAATGGTGGGGAGGATGAGTCTGTGAAGGAAGTTTCGGAAGGTAAAGATATGGGTGCTACGGATAGAGATTCTTTGGTAACCTTCGGAGCAGCAGGGAATGTAGGGAGAGATGGAGGGGATAATccaaaactaaatggaaaagaAGAGGAGGCAACGCAAGTAGCTGGAGGGCGGGATCAAAATGAGCAGCGGGTTCATGCTGAAGAGATTTCGGGTATCGGCCAATTACAAGATGCTGATGCCTCAGGTTGGATTCAGCCTCATTCGGAGTCTGTTAGCCAGTTACCGGCTGGCATTCCAG GTGATGGTGATGAAAATGTCAAATCAGCTGTCTCAAAACTGGAATTCCGTGTTTCTGATCTAGTATGGGGCAAAGTAAGGAGCCATCCCTGGTGGCCTGGGCAGATTTGTGATCCTTCAGCTTCATCAAATAAGGCAAAGAAGTACTTTAGAAAAGACGGTTACCTGATAGCGTATTTTGGGGATCAAACATTTGCTTGGAATGATGCATCACGGATAAAGCCCTTTCGGGCACATTTCTCGCAAATGGAGAAGCAGAGCACTACGGAAGATTTTCGCTATGCTGTTGACTGTGCTTTGGAAGAGGTTTCAAGACGGGTAGAGTTTGGGCTGGCCTGTTCCTGCTTATCAGAAGAAGTGTATGCCAAACTCAAAACTCAGATAATAGTTAATGCTGGAATCAGGGAAGAATCAAGTCGAAGAGAGGGTGGGGACAGTTGTTTAAATGCAACTTCTTTAGAACCTATGGAACTTCTTGAGTACGTTAAAGCATTAGCTCAATTGCCATATGGTGGAGCTGACAGACTAGAACTTGTAACTACACTGGCTGAATTGTTGGCCTTCTATCGCTGGAAGGGTTATTCTCGACTGCCTGAGTTCAATATGCTTGGTGGTTTGTTGGAGAGTGATGAGGAAATTCAACTAATTGGGGAGGCGAAGAATCATGGAGAAGTGAACAATGGGTCTGTGTCCTCTGGAAAAGGAAAGTCAAAGAGTCGAGCTAGCTCTTCCCATAAACGTAAGAACACCTTTGGAGATGGTATGAACCCcggcaaaaaaaagaaaagcttgcCAGATTTGCCCACTGAGAAGGGCTTGCTTACTCCAAATGGTGAAAATGTATCAGGAAGGAAAGCTGTTAGGAAGTCGATTTCACAATCTTCTGGTAAGAAACGCAAGGCAGCTGATGCCATGTCTGATGACTCAGCTGGCAAACATGGTAGAAGTCCTTTGTCAACAGGGGCTGCTGATGAGACTATACAGACAAGGAAAACTTTTAGCGTTGGAGATAGCATTCGTCGGGCTGCAAACCAAATGAGTGGGTCAAGTCCAATACTCAAGTATGGTGATGGAATGTCTCAAGAATCTGAGGTCAcgaataaaaacaaacaaaaacccatCTTGGAGTTTTCTTCTCCTCAGGATATGCTGTCCCAGCTGTGCTTGACTGCCATAGATCCCATGAAAGGATACAGTTTTTTATCTGTAGGCAGCTTTTTCTTGGAATTCAGGAATTCTGTTAGCATGAATGATCCTATATTAAAGGGGTATGAACCGTCTTTGAAACAAGCGTTTGGTGGTAGGACTGGAAAAAAATCAACCAAGGCTGGAAGAAAATCAACTAAGCCGGGAATCACTGAAATGTATATGCTGGAGCGTATGAACGACTCTTACTGGACTGACAGGATTGTTCAAAGCATTCCTGACGAGCAGTTATCACTAGAAAATCAGAATGAAACAAGTGATAAGCGTTTTCCCACTGTCGAACCACAAGCAGCTCTTGAAGGGTGTCTCAATCTGGATCCTAAGCAGCAAAGTTCTGGTGAAAATCTTGAATCCGACGAAGCAGTGAAGCCAGTGGACCACTTGGAGGAGAGTTGTGAGCAAGATCTCTCACCCACAGCTCTGATTCTAAACTTTACAGACTTGAATTCTGTTCCTTCAGAAGCAAATCTCATCAAGATATTTAGCCGCTTTGGGCCTTTGCATGAATCAGAGACTGAAGTGCTGAAGAAGAGTAGCCGTGCCAAGGTGGTTTTTGAGAGACGTTCTGATGCAGAAGCGGCTTTTAGTAGTGCTGGGAAATACAGCATTTTTGGACCTTCTCTTGTCAGCTACCGCCTCAAGTATTTGCCTTCTACACCCAGTAAAGCTTCTCCCGGTGCAACAAAGCCAGGCACAAAAGACACCCCCTGA
- the LOC132161662 gene encoding uncharacterized protein LOC132161662 — MDEAVKRNGLQARRLSLIDVSSEDDSLLTSDSLDHPSSENQEHRHVELSEAVDSNILEDTAGTFEHRELVPQPSESVEPEVTRRNAKYNLRKSLAWDSAFFTSAGVLEPDELSSIIEGVEKGENHMLPGIQEEVHRSADSISTLESDCLTLETLEADLFEDVRASIQKSSKVSNAANARNNTGSGVTETHSVGSSKKVDLASRSKIKPKPASIKPNVGLQGPRKTTKQVSVCPQVSQSFATRGEPTPSLAKRPKVLFKDRPSSTTLSKRASMSDKHVKMGKDNETNASGKGAPVSRIPASGGSRNIVPRPAASSKSSSFGSSTATKTQPTMSSSIDSSGSASSDNVSKSMLNSTKRKIESRTGQPPSFGSTCKTPSRTASRNKAQSGSSHLSTFLTSVSKLTPSTSPASSISEWSSESSLSSSTVKQRSNSSRASLDTASCRRVSVDSNATHVSDSPKHCNEQGSVRHETQLTGLLGQCVKKPSTGTGTLPHPASMRPSGLRLPSPKIGFFDGVKSAGRTPPGSIPTHPFVPSGLPKIGAGNVTPSVGKAKIGKLQPARTPMATRSVKPDPQETSLNIKPRSLTPLQESSFSAIRGSTASRSAKRCPGISPKFQNSLCPKTGGESHLKTEEIEAEGCDIGTCDSDVGIAEKSSSFDFLKDKVSSETKGSTLVTDMKVTPINVGLNSSDSGSTFYVENVTPCPKVGEDATYIQHNLENDLHLISSTIEKEEFKFEDQVDGLSRQIGAMDINKESQNKLIGDSLSQLHVSSKDDSAALELSCQRELHDCSQQDGNFKRFSKPTPSLSPTTFEITSSMRTPFSVKDSFCNMDGLFDVSTGSTVVEVEKTATLTSLEISLKENI; from the exons ATGGACGAGGCCGTTAAGAGAAACGGCCTTCAAGCCAGACGGCTCAGCCTCATCGACGTGTCGTCCGAGGACGATTCCCTCCTCACCAGCGACTCCCTCGACCACCCATCTTCAG AAAACCAGGAACACAGACATGTTGAGCTGTCGGAGGCTGTGGATTCTAACATATTAGAGGACACAGCTGGGACTTTTGAACATAGGGAACTTGTGCCTCAGCCATCTGAATCAGTGGAACCAGAAGTGACTAGAAGAAATGCCAAATATAACTTGCGCAAAAGTTTGGCATGGGATAGCGCTTTCTTCACAAGTGCAG GCGTTCTCGAACCGGATGAGCTGTCTAGCATTATTGAGGGAGTCGAAAAGGGTGAAAATCATATGTTGCCTGGGATTCAAGAGGAAGTTCACAGATCTGCTGATTCGATTTCTACGTTGGAAAGCGACTGCTTGACATTAGAAACTCTTGAGGCTGATTTGTTCGAAGATGTAAGAGCTTCAATCCAGAAATCCAGTAAAGTGTCCAATGCGGCAAATGCAAGAAACAACACTGGATCAGGAGTGACCGAAACCCATAGTGTTGGTT CTTCAAAGAAGGTGGACCTTGCATCTCGAAGTAAG ATTAAGCCCAAACCAGCTTCCATCAAGCCAAATGTAGGCTTGCAAGGACCAAGGAAAACGACAAAGCAAGTTTCTGTTTGTCCGCAAGTATCACAG TCATTTGCTACGAGAGGAGAGCCTACACCATCTCTTGCAAAGCGACCGAAGGTACTATTCAAGGACAGACCAAGCTCAACAACATTAAGCAAGAGGGCTTCTATGAGTGATAAGCATGTCAAGATGGGAAAGGATAATGAAACAAATGCAAGTG GTAAAGGGGCTCCAGTGTCGAGAATACCTGCTTCGGGTGGTTCACGGAATATTGTTCCTAGGCCTGCAGCATCATCTAAATCCTCTTCTTTTGGTTCATCAACTGCAACCAAGACACAACCAACAATGTCTTCCTCAATTGATAGTTCTGGCAGTGCTTCTTCTGACAATGTTAGTAAATCTATGCTCAATTCgacgaaaagaaaaattgagtCCAGAACTGGTCAACCACCTTCATTTGGTTCAACCTGCAAAACACCATCAAGAACTGCTTCAAGAAATAAAGCTCAGTCTGGCAGTTCTCATCTCTCAACTTTTTTGACGTCTGTGTCCAAGCTCACCCCTAGTACATCACCTGCTAGCTCTATCAGTGAATGGTCTTCAGAATCTTCATTATCAAGTTCTACTGTTAAACAAAGATCTAATAGTTCAAGAGCTAGCCTTGACACAGCTTCTTGCAGAAGGGTCTCTGTAGACAGCAATGCAACTCATGTTTCAGATTCTCCGAAACATTGTAATGAGCAGGGATCAGTTAGGCATGAAACTCAGTTAACTGGATTACTTGGTCAATGTGTAAAAAAACCTTCTACAGGAACTGGTACACTTCCTCATCCAGCTTCTATGAGACCTTCAGGCCTTCGGTTGCCATCACCTAAAATTGGCTTCTTTGATGGG GTGAAATCAGCAGGACGCACACCACCTGGAAGTATACCAACTCATCCTTTTGTACCCAGTGGCTTGCCTAAAATTGGAGCCGGAAATGTTACCCCAAGTGTAGGCAAGGCGAAAATTGGAAAGCTTCAACCTGCCAGAACTCCAATGGCAACCAGGAGTGTAAAACCGGATCCTCAGGAAACTTCCTTGAATATAAAACCTAGATCTCTTACACCTCTTCAGGAATCATCGTTTTCTGCAATCAGAGGTTCTACTGCATCAAGGAGTGCCAAGAGATGTCCTGGCATatctccaaaatttcaaaacagtTTATGTCCAAAAACTGGTGGAGAAAGTCATTTGAAAACTGAGGAAATTGAAGCTGAAGGATGTGATATTGGTACATGTGATTCAGATGTTGGGATTGCTGAAAAAAGTAGCagctttgattttttgaagGATAAAGTGAGTTCAGAAACTAAGGGCAGTACACTTGTAACAGATATGAAGGTCACTCCTATTAATGTAGGGCTTAATTCTAGTGATTCAGGTTCCACTTTTTATGTTGAAAATGTAACTCCATGTCCAAAAGTGGGTGAAGATGCAACATATATCCAACATAATCTCGAGAATGATTTGCATTTAATTAGTAGCACTATTGAGAAGGAAGAGTTCAAGTTTGAAGATCAAGTTGATGGTTTGAGCAGACAAATTGGAGCTATGGATATAAATAAGGAGAGTCAGAACAAGCTCATTGGTGATTCTCTTTCTCAGTTACATGTTAGCAGCAAAGATGATTCTGCTGCTCTGGAGTTATCCTGTCAAAGGGAGCTTCATGATTGTTCTCAACAGGATGGAAATTTCAAACGTTTCTCAAAACCTActccctctctttctccaaCCACCTTCGAAATTACGTCTAGCATGAGGACACCTTTTTCTGTCAAGGATTCTTTTTGCAATATGGATGGACTTTTTGATGTTTCAACAGGGTCGACGGTGGTAGAAGTAGAGAAGACAGCCACCTTGACTTCTCTAGAAATCAGTCTGAAAGAGAACATCTGA
- the LOC132161664 gene encoding probable DNA helicase MCM8, whose translation MMRMGMDYGSVDPSGYMDVLAPYFPRQVFPTIEESWLTLTSSLFCFFSTPPGQDLASQIKDDDGVFILPMDFQQFRKICDIEEFYLMLEDKPEIALLCMSAAIHKVLLTIWEKKKLEDGAKVIIRLHNYPETMIALKNLKAAYIDKLVSVRGTVVKVSTVRPLVRQMSFNCAKCKTEITRIFPDGKFSPPASCTFDRCKSKTFNPIRATAQTIDLQRVRLQELLKPEDHEEGRMPRTVECELTQDLVGACIPGDVVTVTGIIRVINNYMDIGGGKSKDKNQGFYYLYLEAVSIKNSKSQSTPEDLQDPNFNARATELFDLFSFSPRDLEFIVKFLEEHGSDIFRQILQSICPSIYGHELVKAGITLGLFGGVRKHSKDRNKVPVRGDIHVIVVGDPGLGKSQLLQAAAAVSPRGIYVCGNATTKAGLTVAVVRDPMTSGYGFEAGAMVLADSGLCCIDEFDKMSAEHQALLEAMEQQCVSIAKAGLVASLSARTSVLAAANPVGGHYNRAKTVNENLKMSAALLSRFDLVFILLDKPDEVLDKQVSEHIMSLHSGYGEHSPATKKLRRASQSAGGIDMSVNGGSLVSRLRLDRKKDGDFVPLPAQLLRKYIAYARNYVFPRMSKPAAEILQKFYLQLRGHDTSGDGTPITARQLESLVRLAEARARIELREEITPQDAMDAVEIMKESLYDKYVDEHGFVDFGRSGGMSQQKEAKRFLSALNKQSELDQKDCFSISEIYGLADRIGLRVPDIDTFVDNLNSVGYLLKKGPKTYQVLSSSYSQSQSSRLRG comes from the exons ATGATGAGAATGGGCATGGATTACGGCTCTGTAGACCCAAGCGGCTACATGGACGTCTTGGCCCCGTACTTCCCCCGACAGGTGTTCCCAACCATCGAAGAAAGCTGGCTCACGCTCACTTCTTCGctcttttgcttcttttctaCTCCACCAGGCCAGGATCTCGCTTCTCAG ATAAAGGATGATGATGGTGTCTTCATTTTGCCGATGGATTTTCAACAATTTCGGAAAATATGCGATATTGAGGAATTTTACTTAATGTTGGAGGATAAACCTGAAATAGCTCTCTTATGTATGAGTGCTGCAATTCACAAG GTTTTGTTGACCATATGGGAGAAAAAGAAGCTGGAGGATGGTGCAAAAGTTATTATACGTCTGCACAACTACCCTGAAACTATGATTGCTTTAAAGAACTTAAAAGCAGCTTATATTG ACAAGCTTGTATCTGTCCGTGGTACTGTAGTAAAGGTTAGCACTGTCAGGCCTCTAGTGAGACAAATGAGTTTTAACTGTGCAAAGTGTAAAACAGAAATTACGCGTATTTTCCCTGATGGAAAATTTTCACCACCAGCCAGTTGCACTTTTGATAGGTGCAAGAGCAAAACTTTTAATCCAATTCGAGCTACTGCTCAAACAATAGATTTACAGAGAGTAAG GCTTCAGGAACTTTTGAAGCCTGAAGATCATGAAGAAGGCCGGATGCCTCGAACAGTGGAATGTGAACTGACCCAAGATCTTGTTGGTGCATGCATACCTGGAGATGTGGTGACTGTCACTGGAATTATCAGAGTAATTAACAATTACATGGATATTGGAGGAG gaaaatcaaaagacaaaaatcaaGGGTTTTACTATTTGTATCTAGAAGcagtttcaataaaaaattccaaatcaCAGTCTACACCTGAGGATTTGCAAGATCCTAATTTCAATGCTAGAGCCACGGAGCTGTTTGATTTATTCTCATTTTCTCCAAGGGATTTGGAATTCATTGTGAAGTTTTTGGAGGAACATGGTTCAGATATCTTCAGGCAAATACTTCAGTCTATATGTCCATCTATCTATGGACATGAGCTTGTTAAAG CGGGAATAACACTAGGACTGTTTGGAGGCGTACGGAAGCATTCAAAGGATCGTAACAAGGTTCCTGTCAGAGGAGACATTCATGTCATAGTTGTTG GTGATCCTGGACTAGGCAAGAGCCAATTACTGCAAGCAGCAGCTGCTGTTTCTCCACGCGGCATTTATGTTTGTGGCAATGCCACTACTAAAGCTGGCCTCACTGTAGCTGTTGTTCGGGATCCCATGACAAGCGGCTATGGTTTTGAGGCTG GTGCCATGGTACTTGCAGACAGTGGATTATGCTGTATAGATGAGTTCGACAAAATGTCTGCAGAACATCAG GCCCTACTGGAAGCCATGGAACAACAGTGTGTCTCTATTGCAAAGGCTGGACTTGTGGCAAGTTTATCAGCACGAACTTCTGTCTTAGCAGCAGCAAACCCTGTTGGTGGTCATTATAA CCGTGCAAAAACTGTGAATGAGAATTTGAAAATGAGTGCTGCTCTCCTCTCACGATTTGATTTGGTCTTCATATTACTTGATAAACCAGATGAAGTTCTGGATAAGCAAGTCTCAGAGCACATCATGTCA CTTCATTCTGGATATGGAGAACATTCACCGGCAACAAAAAAGCTCCGTAGAG CATCACAGAGTGCTGGAGGCATAGATATGAGTGTAAATGGTGGTTCTTTAGTATCTAGGTTGAGACTTGACCGAAAGAAGGATGGTGATTTTGTTCCATTACCTGCTCAACTTCTTCGCAAATATATTGCTTATGCACGGAATTATGTCTTTCCTAG AATGTCAAAGCCAGCAGCGGAAATCCTTCAGAAGTTTTACTTACAACTTAGAGGCCATGATACATCGGGTGATGGTACACCAATAACCGCCAGGCAACTGGAAAGTCTAGTGAGGCTGGCAGAGGCTCGAGCTCGGATAGAGTTAAGAGAAGAAATAACACCCCAAGATGCAATG GATGCAGTCGAAATAATGAAAGAATCCTTGTATGATAAGTATGTTGACGAGCATGGTTTTGTGGATTTCGGTCGGAGTGGGGGTATGAGTCAACAGAAAGAAGCAAAACGGTTTTTAAGTGCTCTGAATAAGCAATCAGAATTGGATCAGAAAGACTGCTTTTCAATTTCT GAAATTTACGGTTTGGCAGATAGGATTGGCCTAAGGGTTCCTGATATTGATACATTTGTGGATAATTTAAACAGTGTCGGCTATCTACTCAAGAAAGGGCCAAAGACATACCAG GTGCTGTCCTCATCTTATTCACAAAGCCAATCGTCAAGGTTGAGGGGCTAA